A genomic window from Betta splendens chromosome 24, fBetSpl5.4, whole genome shotgun sequence includes:
- the ccdc25 gene encoding coiled-coil domain-containing protein 25, translating into MVLYFTSNVVNPPYTIYMGKDKYENEDLIKHGWPEDIWFHVDKLSSAHVYLRLPKAQTIDDIPPEVLIDCAQLVKNNSIQGCKMNNINVVYTPWANLKKTGDMDVGQIGFHRQKEVKIVAVEKKINEIVNRLEKTKVERFPDLAVEKEARDREERNEKKAQLQEQKKREKEEQRKKKEREELKSYSSLMKSENMMTNETGYDSDDFM; encoded by the exons ATGGTGCTTTACTTTACAAGTAACG TGGTGAATCCTCCCTATACGATCTACATGGGAAAGGACAAGTATGAAA ATGAGGACCTAATCAAACACGGATGGCCTGAAGATATTTG GTTTCATGTGGACAAACTATCTTCAGCTCATGTGTACTTGAGATTGCCAAAG GCTCAGACCATAGATGATATCCCCCCAGAGGTGCTGATAGACTGTGCACAGTTGgtgaaaaacaacagcattcagg GATGCAAAATGAACAACATCAACGTGGTTTACACGCCGTGGGCCAACCTGAAAAAAACTGGAGACATGGATGTAGGACAGATTGGATTCCATCGACAGAAAGAG GTGAAGATTGTGGCGGTGGAGAAAAAGATCAATGAGATCGTAAACCgcctggaaaaaacaaaagtagaGCGCTTCCCTGACTTGGCAGTGGAGAAAGAGGCGCgagacagagaagagaggaaCGAGAAGAAAGCTCAGCTGCAAGAACAGAAGAAGCgagaaaaggaggagcagaggaagaaaaaggagagagaagaacTTAA GAGCTATTCATCGCTGATGAAGAGTGAAAACATGATGACTAATGAG ACTGGCTACGATTCAGACGACTTCATGTAA